In Ciconia boyciana chromosome 1, ASM3463844v1, whole genome shotgun sequence, the genomic stretch AAAGAAGGGTACAATTAAGGCTGTGATTACTTACTTAAGATAGAAATCAATGATGACATCATTGAGAAACTCTCCATATTCTAAGCACTCTAGGTCTTCTCTTGTGACTCCCAGTCCTCCTTTTGCAGGTGGGGGTGGATAAACAATTAAACTAGAAAACACCAATCACGTTATTAACAGtgaaaaactgtgttttacatgacatttttcttagtaCGGCTGTTCCACATGTAGAAGATTTTCTAGAAAACCTGTTAAAAGTGGTAGTTCTCAAAACTGTTGACTAACTCAAAATTCCtttaccttttcttcctccaatAGTTAAGTGttacaaaagaaatgtgcaCCCCATTGCACACTGAAATTTTgagaaaacttttgaaaaggaaattattttttaccttcatcttctttttctatttttgataAAAGTAATTGACAAATGGCTATATAAACTGGGAAGAAATATTAGGGGACATATTCTCAAATGGTATGAATGAACAGTGATTTTCCATTCATTAAGACTCCAATAAGGACTCCCACACTTCCAAGCAGGAAATGGATTTATGCACCATACAGCATATGTACTGTAAGTGGTTTGAAACTGCCCAAGTAACTTCTAACGgtagtatttaaaatgtattttaaaagctttagaTTAACAACCATATTAGTTAACTGCAACAATGAACTGAGCATTTTTGCTgttgcagaaacaaaaccaactgcTATACTGCCAGTAAAAACAGTGACAGCAAAAGGCAAGAGTTCATAAGAGTAATTTACTTCACTAATGTTTGCTGTACTAGAAGTATGAAGACTAACAGACTAGTGCAGACAGAACTGAGGCATATCAGCGCTCTCATAGTATCTTGCTGCATTACACATTTGTGTGTTCTCATTTTCTAATGTCTTTTGTTAATCAAGCTCCTGTACTAACCAGTAAATTGTATGACAAACTAGTTATAAATAGATTGAGTGTGACAGAACAGTGAGAGAAAACATtgtttagatttaaaaaaaggctcATCTTAAGTTAGCAATAGTTTTGCTGTGATATGGACTTAGATGGACACTCACAGAGGCTATAAGGTCCCTACCCTCCCATTGATGCATCCATGATATGAGCTTGTAGTCACAGTTCAGGTATTCTCTAATTTCTGTGAGATTTTCTGTCATCCTGTAACACATCCATTTTGTCTGTTAACTATTAGGATGGAAACAGGAATAACTACATTCATACCTGGTGATATTTTAGATTTCTAGAGCATCTTTCACACAACACTTTCAAATCAGCTGGAGAATGCTTTTATTCCAGCAGTTTGTTTattccatttgttttattttcaccttCTCATTTATATGAAATATACTTACTTCTTAACCGCTCCAGTTTCTCTTACTTCTTTCCATTCTTCATTCAGTGCAGAGGACAGAGAGATAGAATAGCAACCACTATCCTGCTTATTTGCAAGGGCATAACTGGGCCTGGCcacttttggttttgattcctaccagaaaaattcaaaataataataatagtaaaaagcATTACACAACTTGATATGTAAAGCAGAACACACAAAAACCAAGCCTGAAGCCCACAGGAGTACCGTGCACTGAAGAGGAATcttgctggaaagcagaagtgtAAACATCAGTATTTAGGGAAATGTGCCACTACTCAgacaataaaaacattatttcccttttaaaattatgtcagGTCTTCACCTGTTCATAACCTCTCTCTAAAACAGTTTAAGCAATATTCAGCCAACTGACACAGAATCAGGTTTGGAGAAGAAACAGGACCTGAAAGGATGGAGACAAGTATTAGACTGTCTTAATAGGAGCTGCGTATGCTTGGAAGGTTTGAAAATCTAGTTCTTAACAATTTGCCTAAAAACAATACAGTTTTGAACTGGCTGGCTCAATTTTTAAGTTCCCAGTTTCACAGCCAGATTGAtctgttctctctctgctttttacTGATGGGAACAAACATATGTAATTTCTGAAGTGACAATGATGTGGGGTTGGGTTGAGACATTTACTCCTCAGAGGGAGGTGTATTAACACGTTAACTTGCACAGCCCCACCTCCTCAGCAGCCTTAGGAATCATTTGGCATTTCAAGCTGTGGAGCCCCCACAAGAATGTCTAGAGGTGTCTGCAACAAGCAAGATACAcagctcctcctctgctgcaccCCTTCACTTCCAGCTCAACTGAAAAATGGCTCCATTGCTCATTACTTTATTAACTCCCAACTTGCTGCCCTGGAGACACCACAAGAGCAGGAAATCCCTGTGGTTCTAGGCATACACAACCATGAGTCAACCTAAAGCTTCGGTATTTGCCACTTACAGATGAGGTCTGTACACTATCCCTCTGTGGACACAATCTAGTTTACTGCAAATCTTATCCCATTGTGAGAGAGAAATAACAAACATGactgattttggttttgagctatggattaagaaataatttattttctgcaactgGCTGATCTAAAATTTACTAGAATAGGTCAATGCCAACAGGTGGTGATGAATCAATCAACAGCTACTCACTAACCTGAACTGTAGGCTCATGAGCATCTGAGGTATTCTCTTTTAGCATACATTGCTTTAGTAGATCCTTACTGTAACTCATAAAAGAGCTGTCTTCAGGAGAAAGGTCCTTAAACAAGGGTAACGCTTGCTTCAAAGGCAAAAAGTCAGGGAGATCTGGTGCTCTGTTCTTCTTGCTCACATCTGTAATCAATTCAGTCAGTCtgtcttctttccattttgtgaGTGGTTGGGACAGTtcaagaaatacaaattcacTAGATTTGgctggaaaaaggagagaagggatAGCATTAACTAttaggttatgtgataaaaacTTGTCAGCACACCCACAAAGGAGTATAGAGAGACAATGGCAGAAGGGGAAGCCCAAATAATACCCTGTCACGTTCATCACGGGGGCCATCAGCCTACCAAAGGCCCACCTCcacaagcccagaggagcacaggggCACAATAACAGGTAGGAACCCGAATTAGGGACTGGGAGGAAGGGACACCCAGTCTGGGCCCTTCCCAGAAGAGTCTCAGCCCCAGGGTCTGGACCTGAAATCCATCAAGATGCATCAATGCGAGAGCACCTTTTGGACTGAGGGGGGGTGGCTGCTGAGGTGTAAGGCACACAAGAAaggatgcaggggaagagcattttggGATTGCACAGGACTTATTACGGGATGTTTCAAGGAAGAACCAAAGGCAGGCAAAGGGAGGCATTTAGGTAATTTGGGGACAAACAAGTGTGGGAAAATAGAGGGCTAAGGGCATAAAAAGGACCAGTCACATCTAAATACTTTGCTGGTTAGTACACTTGTATGTATGTGGTGTATGTGTGTATTCTACCTATTGGGACTACATCTTCAGCCTTGCTAGTGGTTGGACCTGGggacatggagctgcagcagccctaCCCCTCTCAGCCTGTCAGATGCGGCACGATATATTTTCCTCTAACATTAACACACTAAGGCGGCAGAGCAGAACCACAGCAACCATTTCCACAATCTGTAAAACCACTACTGATTTGTTTCAACAAGTCTCtacacacatttcaaaatatttacattactACATATTTAAAAGGCATAAAACATTCAAGCATAGCAATTTAATAACAACTCCTGAAGGTTTCTCCTACAATGAGAATGTAATCAAGGTAAATAAATCTAAGATTAAAAAGTGCCTCACAGCTTCATACTCAGATACCACTCACTTCACTGGGAGCTGCGTCTATAGAAGCTACCAGTAACTTTGATAAACTTAAATCAAGTAAAGATAACTCTGCTAAAATTTCACTCAGTATCTCACTTCAAACTGCTCATGCTCCTTATGTAAATTTAACATTACttacaatttttcttcataCAGGTGGTGATTGTACAGGGTAAACATACTGTTAAATTTCACACAGGCAACTGACATCATTTTGTTAGATGTCATTTTGCAATGATTTTGCTAATGTAAAAATCTGGTGTGATTGTGCCACTCTGAATATTTGAGCAAAAGTTATATACAGTTTTACAGAGCTTCATGCTAGAAAAACAAATAGAGCCAGTCCATAAGACCCTACAGACTAAATAGCCCATTCGGCCTTTAGTGGAAATTTTCTCCAGTAATAATGCAATGGCCCAATGCAGTCTTGTCAAAGATCAAATCAACCTTTATCTGCCAAGCCTTTCATCTAGTATATACATTACTCAAGAGTAAGGACTCTTAAAacatcacatttattttaaagggagAGATACAACAAGCCTTGTTTCAGAAGGCCTCCCCACACAGATTACAACTGAACTGTGTTGCaaggtatttttattaactAGCAGTGGTTTTGAATCACATTATGTtagctttttcttccatataCAAGTATAGCGAGgcattttagaaaagcaaaactgaccAACTTAGCTTTAAAAAGCTATAGGGTTTCCTCAGTAGTCTAGAAGCACAACCGTAAAATAACCGCTTTATTGACATGCCATGTATTAGACCTTTTCATCGCATTTAAGTAAAGAGATTACTCACACGGCttgctgaaaacaaactttCCTAATTGGGTTTCAATCTCTTCTACACAATCCACAGACAACCAAAGGAAAATGATCATTGTTGAAGGACAGTCACCATCACTTCTCCACAAGCCGAACCTTCTCAGATCCAGAGTATTCACTGTCAGCTTAGTATTCTTATTAAGAGCCACTGtaggaaacagaatttaaaataactgtatcTTTCACAGCCATGGGTAATTATAAAGTCATACATGCTATAGTCTTACATACTAAGACGTAAGTATGATGGGAGTATATTAAAACAGTACTTGTAGATTTTATTCCTGGTATTACATAAAGTACATTGAGAATTTAATACTTAAATCAGTTATATCAAACTACGTAAAACAAAGTTACCAAATTGTAACACCAAAAGCTAAATATCTAAATGCAGGattcttcatggaaaaaaaaaaattgtatttttttctcagagtaTCCACAGTTAATACCtacaaatatagaaaaaaaaaaccacaaatcaTTAACTCCTATTTGCTTTTAGTCAATCCAATTCAGAACTGCTCACAAACCTTCTCCTATGAGGTACAGAAACCACACATCATCTTCAGAAAATGGACAGAATGCAAATCTATAGTTATATTCCTCTTAGCTTTAGTCAgttcatacatttttctttaataaaccTAAGGATCTAAAATCCTAATTTGAAAGGATTAAAGTCTCACCTCAAAAACATGCGTAGTCATATTTACTATAGTTCAGCACTTAATATATGCAGGAATGCAGGAGGCAAGACCATTAAAACTACAAGTTCACCTTAAAAGTGTAAGAAGCTGCTAAGTTATTAATGCTTACACTATAGACACTGatacttttatttattgaaaaatgtaaatttaaaaaattatttaatgtctttgtgaaagcaaataagataataaattattcataatataaatatatactgaatattttaatgcaatacTTTAAAGACATAGTTAAGAGAAGgctaaagaaaaaattctcttACCCTGAAATGGGATCACAATATACTTGGTTGTAAActgaaataagattaaaaaaatataaattactttgctttttacaaATTGGTTAAAACGAAGTAAGACTTTTTAATTATCTGCACATCTTTCTTTGCTTATAGccaaataaactgaaaataatatcatagaatcatttaggttggaaaacacccttaagatcatagagtccaaccgttaacctaacactgccaagtccaaTATGCCTAATTTGAGACTAAATATTGCCTATTTCACTTAAAACAACACTCCTAAATACATATTGCAGAATCCAAGTGACGGCAAACTGACTTCCAGAGGTGCTCAGCACTGAGAAACAAGCAGAAAGTTAAGAGCTGCCTACAGgctccttaagaaaaaaaattatgaacacCTGGGACAAAAGGAGCTTACAAGTAAGCACCCCATGATAAAGACAGTCGGCTGCACTATTTGAATTAAGGACACTATATAAATGGTCCAACACTGCAGTGTTACTTTGCTATTTACATTAACCTTTGAATTAAAGGCCTTTAAAGTTTCCGCTTATGCTGCTGATATGTTAAAAAGACTCGGCTAAACAAAGAATGCTTTACCATCACTTTGACAGGAGGTTGTCATATACACTGAGTGAAGAGGTTTCTCTTACATTACCACAGCAAGCACAAAGTTGTGTTTTCCAAGGCAAAATTTCACTTTCCACCTAAAAGCattgtttctaaaaatatttcaatgggCATATTAATTTAGGAAATTTCcgtgaaatgttttcattactgcatGAGAACTGCTGCACAAAACTGCTATTttgtgaaaagctgaaattattattacaatccaagatttcaaaatatcttACTGTAAGCAAAAAAGATATACATgttcaaacatttatttttcagttgcaatATATAGAATGAGCCTGGTCAAAGACCTGTTGAAACTGCTGCAGCTGGTACTCCATTTGAAGTGCACCCTCAGTTATATTTATATACCCTGTGAGCAACATGTTGCCTATGCGCTAATGCTTTTAGTGTTGTTTTTATGCTCTTTAAAGCTACAAGACAGgcagttttctgtttaaaatgaaagattagCATGTAGTATATATCTGAACTCTGATCACTACAGATTACTTTATTCTAATATCTGTACTATTTCTGAGAAAAGTAATTGGTGTTTATTTCAAGTGACATTAACTCTTAACATGGTCATTATTTTCCATTAGAATTCATGAAAAGCTTCCTCAGTATGATTTCTGTTCCAGTACAGCACTTATACAGAACCTTTACCTCTGAAAACTGGGGCCACAGAAAATCCCAGTTAGCTTTCCTACTGACAGCAATCCAAACATACGAGGTAATGGACTACACACTCCATCATTTAGCCAAAGCAATTTGATGCAACAATAATCAAAACTCAGTGCTTCCACACTGAGCTAGTACCACTAGCTTTGCTTaaccagaattttaatttttaaatattctcaaAATATCACCATAATAGAACAACTCACCCTAGCAGGACCTGTTGATAACCATTTAAATTTCCCAATGTATAGACTATCAAATTCAACATCCAGTGCTGGGTTCATCTGTGTTCTAGGTGTGCTTCCAGAAGGTAAGCTGATAGGACATTTATCTTCAATTGACTCTGTTAAAAACTGcggaaaaaaaaggtgtatttaCTACAGGgatttaaatgaaatacttcCCTCCTGTAACCTTAGGAATTTTCTCTTTATGTTTGTAAGAATTTACTCCCAAAGCCGACTTTCATATAAGaattctgtattaaaaagctgtaaatgtTGTTACAATCATTACTGACAATGTCCTTAAGGGTCTAACAGTATCATACTCCACCTCTAAAGTTCCCATTGCCAAGACATATCCTGTGCTCTTTACTAATCTAGAGCCAAGTAAAAACTTAAGCAACagagcaacaaaaaatactCCTCTTTTGATATCAAAGGTACAGAATCCAGTTCAATGCTTATGATCAAAATGATGCATCTGTGAGAAGAGGCAGCAATGGCTCTTCTGACTTGTTTCAGGATTACAGAGATAACCCAAATCCAGGTCGAAGCAAGCAGCAGAAGGCTAATCAAGTCCAAAATGGGGCAACAACCTTTATGGATAGTTTCAGATTCAAATTCCACTGCTAGCCACACAGGAAAGGAAACTTGACCCTATCTCTGTCTGCTGTCAACAAAGATCCTTGAACTTCTCCATGCACTGAATTACAACAGAAGACTGGATGACAAGAAGCAGCTACTGACTTGAACTACAATCGATATAAAAcattgtgtgaaaaaaaaaaaacaaccaccttTTCACAGACGTATCTTCATCATGTTCACCTCTAGCTCAGATTACTATTTGATCCTTcctgtttcaaaatattaaacatttccaaatgtttattttcaaaatatgaaatacattgTATGTTGCAAAAACACTCAGGCTTCAGAGCCAGAGATCTTTTCTGAAGACTGTCCAGAATTATGtctatgaaataaattactgcaGCTACTGCTTGTTGCTGGAACTAATCATATCCGCTCTAAGCATTTCACTGTTGTGCTagcatgcaagaaaaaataaacattggagaaataaattaaagggTTGGCATAACAATACATAGGCCAAAAACTGGACTACCTGCTCCGTGTGACTTTCCATCTTGTCTTCCAATTGCTTTGCTGAGAAACAGAAGTCAGACTGTTGGTCTGTTTCTTTATTGTCAGTGATATtatcctgcagcagctctgggtgTTTTGGTACAGAAGGTCCATCTTCATCATCACTGGAAAGGACaactaaagaggaaaaaagaagtatacGTATACTACAAGATGCAGATTTGAGAATATTTCATTCATTGTGGATTTCAGATAAGCAAAGAATTCTCTCTTGCAGTATGTAGTATCAAAGTACATTGCCCAAAGCAGTCAAGGTCCGTGTGCACGAAAGTGTATGCAACAAGTACTGGTTTGTACCTTTACTAACACTTTTTACCCAAGATCCTCAAAACTATTTGACTATTAAAAGAAACAGGCCACAAAATAGCTGCTTCAAAgaagagagaatatttttttctcagtttaagCATCATTAAAAAGTACAAACGTCGTTTTCCATAGCCACAAAATCAGCTGCAAAATAAGGATTGGAATTTGAAAATCCTGCTGTCTACCCTGTTTCTCAACTACAAGATCCTCTACACTCCAGTAGAGGATGCTGGAACTAGGCACTCTTCTCTAACCTGCACACTGCATTACAAACAACATGATCTCTGTCTTCAATCTTTTGTTCCATATGTTTCAGCTAGTCAATCACACATGAGTTCTCCTAGTACCTAAGCATACCAATAGTAATTGTCAGCAGCACAGATACAGTACATACTTGGGTCAACTGAAACAAGTTGCTGATTACCCCTGCAGATTCTGTTCCGCAGCTTACTCAGGTACTGCGATGTGTCCATCTTTAATTTCCTCATGGTACTAACTCGTGGTGAAATCACATCCTCACTGGTGGCAGAAAGCTGTTTCTCTGACAAATTTCTGGGAAGGGACTCTGAGACAGGTTCCTCTGTGCAGCTGTGAGCAGGCCTTAAGTGGTTGTGGGTGGGAGTGTCTTTGTAGTCTCTCTCTAATGGCTGTGGAATACAATCTGGCACCAGAATTGTACTAGATCTGCGACTTTGTCCATCCTCACAGCACATTCTGCGGCCAGGAGACCAAGTTGAACTCAATCTTTGCTCTTTCTAGAAAACAGGAATCAGAGACAGGATATAggtttatttctttacatttctatGATGGTTCAGGTCAGTGATCACTGAGACTTAGCTATGTGCTAGACAAAATAATTATAGCTTAATGCAGCTGCATTTAGAACTCAAGTCAGGGTAATTTCTCCCTCCTCGTATTCCAAAGGTTATTACATAAAGGTATGAGGGACAACCTTTTATAAGTCTACTCTGACCCCCATTCAAACTGAACAAGAAactatttctgattttttagcAGCTCTTTCACTGCCTGACACTGAAAGACCAAGCAACAGTGATGTTCGTTACTTCGAACATCACTGCTGTGGCTTGGTCAACTGGGTAAACAGGACTTGGCAATTACCTGCTTCTGTGGGGTTTTAATCAGAAGGTTACAGAGATGCTTTATTGTATTCAAATGCTTGAATATAAGTCACAGTTTGTACTTCACTGACTGATTCcctcagtcttttttcttttttttttatttccaaatctTAATGACAGATAAGAATAAAACTTTAGGGAAGGTTATGACAGACTGAGGAGGAGGGACAAAGATGATATCTGCAAGGTTTCAATAACCCCAGGTATACTTTGTAATTTTTGTATCAAAGTCCCTAATTAGTTCTATACCACCTGTGAAAGAAGCTTCACTTAAGTAGCTAGATGCCTTATTTCCAAAATTGTTTTACTCCATGCTCCTGTATGAAGGAAACACTGTCATTCATCTCTCATAACCTTTCTGCTACAACAAGCATATTCTGATGTTGTGGACAGAAGTACATATACTCACTCTTCTTGATGCACCACTGAACTACTTTCCCTCAACAGGTATAACAGTATCCCTAGATACCCTACTTATtagtgcaatttttttattttggatgttGATAGTGCTGCTACTGaagtgtgcatgcatgtgtgtacatAAACACATATATTAAGTGCAACTTACAGACAacagaagtgatttttctgGAATGTGTGCATTACAATCATCAGAAATATGGCCACTagatcttcttttccttttctcagaatCAAAAGAGCCCAACTCCTTCTGACTAAGAGTGGTGCTGTTCATGTTTCTGCTCCTCTTTTCCAGTTCATCATAGTTCTTGTTTTctatgtcaggaaaaaaaaagtgatttaatgGGTTATCCTTAAAAACCTGTGTATTGCTTCATATCTGTTATgtgttaaataaaatgcatggaAGCAATACCTTCCACGatagttctttccttttttaattgtgtGTGGCTGCCAAAATATATTCcccaaaataattaatgaaatattattattgCACGATCAGTTAAGATAAGGGTATAACCAAATTCATAGCTCCCAAGAATTAGCACTCCGTACTCCacagtctttctttttatcttctgcagGATACAATATTCTCCATTTCCTGTTCTAATCTGCAAATATTACTAATCAGTATTAAAAAGATAGTACATTCTCCCTGGAGACTCAGCATAGAGCTCATCATTTTTCAGcagtaaatacaaatattgtCATATAGCATAAACATTCTAGCAGGGTTCACAAACCATTTGAGCATTCTTAATGTATTACGTTCTTGAGTATAAaagactttttataaaaaaatcaggattatAATGGTGCAGTGAGGCTTCcctcagtttcctttttcttccacagatcTGATTCACCATAGCTTTATTCCTATTTAAAAACAGctatttgatatattttacCATATCtgtaaaacactgcattttgaGGAAATGCATACACTGCATGCAATgcctattttatttctgtgctctcctcataatactaaaaaaagaaaatttcccaACACTATCcaaaattcatatttaaatgcCAGATTATTGCTCACTACAAacctttcttctgcagctcctgtcTTCTAAAAGTGAAGAcgttatttttttctggttcctTAGAAGCCTTGGTCAATTTACACAGATCATCATCTGTCCTTCTCAGGCAATGCTCAGACCTGTAAAGAATATTAACTATGACTTATctataattttgaaagaatacTGAATAAAAATCCCAACAGAAACAAGAGTTGGTTAGACCACAAGCTTCTGCCTCTCTCGTAAGCATGTGGAGCTTGGcaaatgaaacacaaacaaTTCAGTTCCCATTATGGAAATACACAGATACTCTTGACATTATTAATGAAATGGATGCTTCTAAAAGgcacaaagaatgaaaatctgACATGCTTGGCATCAGacactgaaatattattttgctatAAAGCATGACTGCAACaagaacacattaaaaaaaagagagaacaacaGTCAGTTGAGTGTATCCTTGCCTTTGTCATGAATGCAGTGGGAATGAGGCAATGTAGCATacttttaatttagatttagaACTGCTAATAGAATCCACTGAGTAAGTTCCTGCAACGAGAAAAGATTTGAAATAGAAATTCCTGCTCAAAAGGGCCTTTGAAGGAGGTGGGGAGGACAGGACGTGaatgaggaagaaacagaaaaggattaCAGTATGAGAAACTAGGCAACCTACAGGTGTCCAGCTAAATTTGTAGTTTCATTCCAAAAAGAAGGACATGCAAGAAAGTAAtcaggttttttctttattttattagcttttttaataaataagagAATATATTCAGGAGGTACTGATATGCTGAACAGTATGACATCCTCACGTTTGAGGTCTGATCTTGTAAACACACTCTCAACTTCTCTGGAGACTAGTTACAGCTGACAAAAGTCTACATAACTGTATTTTGGTTTCTAGTGTATGCATTAGGATAACATTTAGTTATATGTTCATGTGATATCTTCTCACATGAACTTAATTACATCCAGTACGTGagacttttcttctgaaaatttatCAGGGTTACAAGATAAAAGAAACTAACCTTCATGacctctgcttcattttctgtgagagttggaaaataaaaaagaaaataaagaagatttTATAGATACAGCAATTTAATGCTGCTCTGGAAAATCTGTTCCATTCCTCCTTTTGTCACCTCACTTAAACCAAAGGGATTTTGTGTTCATTGTTTTATA encodes the following:
- the SENP7 gene encoding sentrin-specific protease 7 isoform X5 encodes the protein MEGRTSSSSHVSFRIPKKKTNTKSEDVQVQSPLARLPGSHHWDYPLKEWKLSANNRGPSTKGKRQKDCDRHSSNDEESIGQPKVILTNVLRTKIGRKYIDSHVIIDANLSDADKLQSGQLPSSSVASLQTCQILRSPHESSFLSERSEHCLRRTDDDLCKLTKASKEPEKNNVFTFRRQELQKKENKNYDELEKRSRNMNSTTLSQKELGSFDSEKRKRRSSGHISDDCNAHIPEKSLLLSKEQRLSSTWSPGRRMCCEDGQSRRSSTILVPDCIPQPLERDYKDTPTHNHLRPAHSCTEEPVSESLPRNLSEKQLSATSEDVISPRVSTMRKLKMDTSQYLSKLRNRICRGNQQLVSVDPIVLSSDDEDGPSVPKHPELLQDNITDNKETDQQSDFCFSAKQLEDKMESHTEQFLTESIEDKCPISLPSGSTPRTQMNPALDVEFDSLYIGKFKWLSTGPARFTTKYIVIPFQVALNKNTKLTVNTLDLRRFGLWRSDGDCPSTMIIFLWLSVDCVEEIETQLGKFVFSKPSKSSEFVFLELSQPLTKWKEDRLTELITDVSKKNRAPDLPDFLPLKQALPLFKDLSPEDSSFMSYSKDLLKQCMLKENTSDAHEPTVQESKPKVARPSYALANKQDSGCYSISLSSALNEEWKEVRETGAVKNLIVYPPPPAKGGLGVTREDLECLEYGEFLNDVIIDFYLKYLLLEKAPKHLADRIHIFSSFFYKCLTRTEKNSEGDLKVSAAQRRHRRVRTWTRHINIFSKDYIFVPVNEESHWYIAVICFPWLEEAVYEECPHQNSLHHQPQQSPLRSESENTRTGSVLVFPGNCKDEEEMDANRSLFSKGGNEIAASASVLDSGISKISLSNSKRQICKRPCILILDSLKAGSVQKTVQVLREYFEVEWEAKRKTHREFNKSTMIDLCPRVPKQDNSSDCGVYLLQYVESFLQNPIVNFEQPLHLEKWFPRQLIRSKREEIRDLILQLHFQQHSGSSS
- the SENP7 gene encoding sentrin-specific protease 7 isoform X2, whose protein sequence is MEGRTSSSSHVSFRIPKKKTNTKSEDVQVQSPLARLPGSHHWDYPLKEWKLSANNRGPSTKGKRQKDCDRHSSNDEESIGQPKVILTNVLRTKIGRKYTQAQPKTGANFSDAGKLQSDQPPSSSAASLKIWHILNPTLQSLFLSQRQPKVILTNVLRTKIGRKYIDSHVIIDANLSDADKLQSGQLPSSSVASLQTCQILRSPHESSFLSERSEHCLRRTDDDLCKLTKASKEPEKNNVFTFRRQELQKKENKNYDELEKRSRNMNSTTLSQKELGSFDSEKRKRRSSGHISDDCNAHIPEKSLLLSKEQRLSSTWSPGRRMCCEDGQSRRSSTILVPDCIPQPLERDYKDTPTHNHLRPAHSCTEEPVSESLPRNLSEKQLSATSEDVISPRVSTMRKLKMDTSQYLSKLRNRICRVVLSSDDEDGPSVPKHPELLQDNITDNKETDQQSDFCFSAKQLEDKMESHTEQFLTESIEDKCPISLPSGSTPRTQMNPALDVEFDSLYIGKFKWLSTGPARFTTKYIVIPFQVALNKNTKLTVNTLDLRRFGLWRSDGDCPSTMIIFLWLSVDCVEEIETQLGKFVFSKPSKSSEFVFLELSQPLTKWKEDRLTELITDVSKKNRAPDLPDFLPLKQALPLFKDLSPEDSSFMSYSKDLLKQCMLKENTSDAHEPTVQESKPKVARPSYALANKQDSGCYSISLSSALNEEWKEVRETGAVKNLIVYPPPPAKGGLGVTREDLECLEYGEFLNDVIIDFYLKYLLLEKAPKHLADRIHIFSSFFYKCLTRTEKNSEGDLKVSAAQRRHRRVRTWTRHINIFSKDYIFVPVNEESHWYIAVICFPWLEEAVYEECPHQNSLHHQPQQSPLRSESENTRTGSVLVFPGNCKDEEEMDANRSLFSKGGNEIAASASVLDSGISKISLSNSKRQICKRPCILILDSLKAGSVQKTVQVLREYFEVEWEAKRKTHREFNKSTMIDLCPRVPKQDNSSDCGVYLLQYVESFLQNPIVNFEQPLHLEKWFPRQLIRSKREEIRDLILQLHFQQHSGSSS